The following proteins come from a genomic window of Hymenobacter canadensis:
- a CDS encoding thioredoxin family protein has translation MKKLLPALAACLLLALSSFMMLRTAATGYQVGDKAADFQLKNVDGKLVSLASNKAAKGYIVVFTCNTCPYAKAYEQRIIDLHTKYAPQGYPVVAINPNDPAVAPGDSFADMQKRAKEKKYGFPYLQDESQEVARQYGATRTPHLYVVSRQGNDFVVSYIGAIDDNSEDAKLVKTKYLENAMTDILAGKPATVGATKAIGCTIKWKKA, from the coding sequence ATGAAAAAGCTTCTTCCCGCTCTGGCCGCCTGCCTGCTGCTGGCCCTGAGTAGTTTTATGATGCTCCGCACGGCAGCCACCGGCTACCAAGTCGGCGACAAAGCCGCTGACTTTCAACTGAAAAACGTGGACGGCAAGCTGGTATCGCTGGCTTCCAACAAGGCCGCCAAAGGCTACATCGTGGTGTTCACCTGCAACACCTGCCCCTACGCCAAAGCCTACGAGCAGCGCATCATCGACCTGCACACCAAATACGCGCCGCAGGGCTACCCCGTGGTAGCCATCAACCCCAACGACCCCGCCGTAGCGCCCGGCGACTCGTTTGCCGATATGCAGAAACGGGCCAAGGAGAAGAAATACGGCTTCCCGTACCTGCAGGATGAGTCGCAGGAGGTAGCGCGGCAGTATGGCGCCACCCGCACGCCGCACCTATACGTCGTCAGCCGCCAGGGCAACGACTTTGTGGTGAGCTACATTGGGGCCATCGACGATAACTCGGAAGATGCCAAGCTGGTGAAAACCAAGTATCTGGAAAACGCCATGACCGATATCCTGGCGGGCAAGCCGGCTACGGTAGGCGCCACTAAGGCCATCGGCTGCACCATTAAGTGGAAGAAAGCATAA
- a CDS encoding NAD(P)H-binding protein, which translates to MLTALLIGATGLVGDYTLRQLLSDTRFDRIKVFTRRPTGYHNPERLEEHVVDFDQPQQWQHLLTGDVLFSALGTTLGQAGSTAAQYKVDYTYQYQTAEAAAQNGVASYVLVSSASADPESFMFYTRMKGELERAIKRLPFQRIRIIQPGMLAGSRHEPRLAERIALPLADLVARLPGLQQYRPIHGREVAQAMLNAALDLKPGVQIDTLEGVFRRANQ; encoded by the coding sequence ATGCTTACCGCTTTACTTATCGGGGCCACCGGACTGGTCGGCGACTACACGTTGCGCCAGTTGCTTTCCGATACTCGTTTTGACCGTATTAAAGTATTTACCCGCCGGCCAACTGGTTACCACAATCCCGAACGGCTGGAAGAGCACGTAGTGGATTTCGACCAGCCCCAGCAGTGGCAGCACCTGCTGACCGGCGACGTGCTGTTTTCGGCCCTGGGTACCACGCTGGGCCAGGCCGGCAGCACCGCCGCCCAGTACAAGGTAGACTACACGTATCAGTACCAGACAGCCGAAGCGGCCGCCCAAAACGGCGTTGCCTCCTACGTGCTGGTGTCGTCGGCCTCCGCCGACCCGGAGTCGTTTATGTTCTACACGCGCATGAAAGGGGAGCTGGAACGGGCCATCAAGCGCCTGCCTTTTCAGCGAATCCGCATCATCCAGCCCGGTATGCTGGCCGGCAGCCGCCACGAGCCGCGCCTGGCCGAGCGTATTGCGCTGCCCCTGGCCGACCTGGTAGCCCGGCTGCCCGGCCTGCAGCAGTACCGCCCCATCCACGGCCGCGAAGTGGCGCAGGCCATGCTCAACGCCGCCCTCGACCTCAAGCCCGGTGTGCAGATCGATACGCTGGAAGGCGTGTTCCGCCGCGCCAATCAGTAA
- a CDS encoding TlpA disulfide reductase family protein produces the protein MMHKFILLALACCLLALPGQAQRVAVVRLPELQRRLSQPSDTTYVVNFWATWCAPCVKELPNFEQLNRAYAGRKVKVLLVSTDYASQLDKKVRPFVARRGLRSEVLLLNETDPNTWMDKVDSQWSGALPFTLMINNKRQKRASFEQEFTQPELTAALQQFLQ, from the coding sequence ATGATGCACAAATTCATCCTGCTGGCCCTGGCCTGTTGCCTGCTGGCTTTGCCGGGCCAGGCGCAGCGGGTGGCCGTGGTGCGGCTGCCGGAGCTGCAACGCCGCCTGAGCCAGCCCTCCGACACCACCTACGTGGTAAACTTCTGGGCCACCTGGTGCGCGCCCTGCGTGAAAGAGCTGCCGAATTTCGAACAGCTAAATCGCGCCTACGCGGGCCGGAAAGTGAAGGTGCTGCTGGTCAGTACCGATTATGCGTCGCAGCTCGACAAGAAAGTCCGGCCGTTTGTGGCCAGGCGCGGCCTGCGCTCGGAGGTGCTGCTGCTCAACGAAACCGACCCGAATACCTGGATGGATAAGGTGGACAGCCAGTGGTCGGGCGCGCTGCCGTTTACGCTGATGATCAACAACAAACGGCAGAAGCGCGCCTCGTTCGAGCAGGAATTCACCCAGCCCGAGCTGACGGCCGCGCTACAGCAGTTTCTGCAATAG
- a CDS encoding NAD(P)H-quinone oxidoreductase — protein MKAIIITQPGGPEVLQVQEQPRPVPAAHEVLIRVHAAGVNRPDVLLRQGKYAGADDVAGTVPGLEVAGVVAECGADVARWQPGDRVCALLAAGGYAEYAVVDARHCLPVPAGWDFPAAAALPETVFTVWHNVFQRGQLQPGERLLVHGGSSGIGTTAVQLAAALGSPVAATVGSEAKAEAVRQLGADLVVNYKEDDFEEAVQAAGGADVVLDMIGGDYTPKNLRLLRDDGRLVFINAMQGGKAEFNALDVMRRRLTITGSTLRPRSADFKAALAVEVERHVWPLLAAGKMKPLLHHTFPLAEAAAAHEMLESSAHIGKLVLLVVE, from the coding sequence ATGAAGGCTATTATCATTACGCAGCCGGGCGGCCCCGAGGTGCTGCAGGTACAGGAGCAGCCCCGGCCGGTGCCGGCGGCCCACGAGGTGCTCATCCGGGTGCATGCCGCCGGCGTCAACCGGCCCGATGTGCTGCTGCGGCAGGGCAAATACGCCGGTGCCGACGACGTGGCCGGTACCGTACCGGGCCTGGAAGTGGCCGGAGTGGTAGCGGAATGTGGCGCGGACGTGGCCCGCTGGCAGCCCGGCGACCGGGTGTGCGCGTTGCTGGCCGCCGGCGGCTACGCCGAGTATGCCGTGGTAGATGCCCGCCATTGCCTGCCCGTGCCCGCCGGCTGGGACTTTCCGGCGGCGGCCGCGCTGCCCGAAACCGTGTTTACGGTGTGGCACAACGTGTTTCAGCGGGGGCAGCTGCAGCCCGGCGAGCGGCTGCTGGTACACGGCGGCAGCAGCGGCATCGGTACCACAGCCGTGCAGCTGGCCGCGGCCCTGGGCAGCCCGGTAGCCGCCACGGTGGGCAGCGAGGCGAAGGCTGAGGCCGTGCGGCAGCTTGGCGCCGACTTGGTTGTCAACTACAAAGAGGACGATTTTGAGGAAGCGGTGCAGGCTGCCGGTGGCGCCGATGTGGTGCTGGACATGATCGGCGGCGACTATACGCCTAAAAACCTGCGCCTGCTGCGCGACGACGGCCGCCTCGTGTTCATCAATGCCATGCAGGGCGGCAAGGCCGAATTCAACGCCCTGGACGTGATGCGCCGTCGCCTGACCATTACCGGCAGTACGCTGCGGCCCCGCTCCGCCGACTTCAAGGCCGCGCTGGCCGTGGAAGTAGAGCGCCACGTCTGGCCATTGCTGGCGGCCGGCAAAATGAAGCCGCTGTTGCATCACACCTTCCCGCTGGCCGAGGCCGCCGCCGCGCACGAAATGCTGGAAAGCAGCGCCCACATTGGCAAGCTGGTGCTGCTGGTAGTGGAATAA
- a CDS encoding epimerase, with protein MKLRVILTGTTGMVGEGVLLECLNSSEVEQVLSISRRPSGHQHPKLRELLHEDFQNLTPIADQLRGYNACFFCLGVSSVGMQEPEYRRLTHDLTLHFAQTLLTHNGPDLTFCYVSGAGTDDTLRSRQMWARVKGETENELRQLDFRQAFMFRPGFLRATPGQRHVLSYYKYFGWLYPVVRGVAPKFASTLVELGQAMLHVAQRGYPKPILEVPDIVAAAKG; from the coding sequence ATGAAACTACGCGTAATCCTGACCGGCACGACCGGCATGGTAGGAGAAGGAGTGCTACTCGAATGCCTCAACAGCTCGGAAGTGGAGCAGGTGCTCAGCATCAGCCGCCGGCCCAGTGGGCACCAGCACCCCAAGCTGCGGGAGCTGCTGCACGAGGATTTCCAGAACCTCACGCCCATTGCCGACCAACTGCGGGGCTACAACGCCTGCTTTTTCTGCCTGGGTGTATCGTCGGTGGGGATGCAGGAGCCGGAGTACCGCCGCCTCACCCACGACCTGACCCTGCACTTCGCCCAGACGCTGCTCACCCACAACGGCCCCGACCTCACGTTCTGCTACGTCTCGGGCGCTGGCACCGACGACACGCTGCGCAGCCGCCAGATGTGGGCCCGCGTGAAGGGCGAAACCGAAAATGAGCTGCGGCAGCTGGATTTCCGGCAGGCGTTCATGTTCCGGCCCGGTTTCCTGCGGGCCACCCCCGGCCAGCGGCACGTGCTGTCGTACTACAAGTATTTCGGCTGGCTGTACCCCGTGGTGCGGGGCGTGGCCCCCAAATTTGCCTCCACGCTGGTGGAGCTGGGCCAAGCCATGCTGCATGTAGCCCAGCGCGGCTACCCCAAACCCATCCTGGAAGTACCCGACATCGTGGCCGCGGCGAAAGGGTAG
- a CDS encoding glutamine synthetase III — protein MAILRFKALELVDQRQPLTVESSGERRSDSFGKNVFNLDAMRATMPGEYFKKLQGAIKLGSPVERSVADAVASAMKTWAMAKGATHYTHWFQPLTGATAEKHDSFFDLNSDGRPIENFKGSALVQQEPDASSFPNGGIRNTFEARGYTAWDPTSPAFIIETAGAKTLCIPTIFVAYTGEALDYKAPLLKSLARLEKAAVDVCQYFDKDVNRVHTTLGIEQEYFLVDRALYNARPDLVMTGRTLFGHSPAKGQQLDDHYFGSIPARVHAYMLEYEEEANKLGIPLRTRHNEVAPHQFECAPTFEDANLAVDHNQLLMDIMERVADKHNFKVLLHEKPFAGVNGSGKHNNWAMSTDTGVNLLAPGRRPKENLQFLTFFITTIKAVHRYADLLRASIASASNDHRLGANEAPPAIMSVFVGSMLDSVLDELERTAKVPLDKGDNIYLKLGIDKIPAILLDNTDRNRTSPFAFTGNKFEFRAVGSSANCSSPMTTLNAIVAEQLIDFKTSVDALIEQGKKKEVAIVEVLREYVISSKNIRFEGNGYSDEWKDEAAKRGLSNVPTTPQALDAMVEKESSDLFERHQIFSHVELHARHEILLEDYVKKIQIESRVMGDLAINHIIPTAVAYQTKLVSNVQGLRELGLDDEYSQVTVDTIKAISRHIFTIKTQVEEMVNSRKVANKIDDTRERAIAYCDTVKAHFDTIRRSADKLELMVADEDWPLVKYRELLFRH, from the coding sequence ATGGCAATTCTTCGCTTTAAAGCACTTGAACTGGTTGATCAGCGTCAGCCGCTAACAGTAGAAAGCAGCGGCGAGCGTCGCTCCGACAGCTTCGGCAAGAATGTATTCAACCTGGATGCTATGCGGGCTACCATGCCCGGCGAGTATTTCAAGAAGCTGCAAGGCGCCATCAAACTGGGTAGCCCGGTAGAGCGCAGCGTGGCCGACGCCGTGGCTTCGGCCATGAAAACCTGGGCCATGGCCAAAGGCGCCACCCACTACACCCACTGGTTCCAGCCCCTGACCGGTGCCACCGCCGAAAAGCACGACTCCTTCTTCGACCTGAACTCTGACGGCCGGCCGATTGAGAACTTTAAGGGCTCGGCGCTGGTGCAGCAGGAGCCCGATGCCTCGTCGTTCCCGAACGGCGGCATCCGCAATACCTTCGAGGCCCGCGGCTACACCGCCTGGGACCCGACTTCGCCCGCTTTCATCATTGAAACCGCCGGCGCCAAAACCCTGTGCATTCCTACCATCTTCGTCGCCTACACCGGCGAGGCCCTCGACTACAAAGCCCCGCTGCTGAAGTCGCTGGCCCGCCTGGAAAAGGCCGCCGTAGATGTGTGCCAGTACTTTGACAAGGACGTAAACCGCGTGCACACCACGCTGGGCATCGAGCAGGAATACTTCCTCGTCGACCGCGCCCTCTACAACGCGCGTCCCGACCTGGTGATGACCGGCCGCACCCTGTTCGGCCACTCGCCGGCCAAAGGCCAGCAGCTCGACGACCACTACTTCGGCTCGATTCCGGCCCGCGTGCACGCCTACATGCTGGAGTACGAAGAGGAAGCCAACAAGCTGGGCATTCCGCTGCGTACGCGCCACAACGAAGTAGCCCCGCACCAGTTCGAGTGCGCGCCAACCTTCGAAGACGCCAACCTGGCCGTCGACCACAACCAGCTGCTCATGGACATCATGGAGCGCGTGGCCGACAAGCACAACTTCAAGGTGCTGCTGCACGAGAAGCCTTTCGCGGGCGTTAATGGCTCGGGCAAGCATAACAACTGGGCGATGAGCACCGATACCGGCGTGAACCTGCTCGCGCCCGGCCGCCGGCCCAAGGAGAACCTGCAGTTCCTGACGTTCTTCATCACGACCATTAAGGCCGTTCACCGCTACGCCGACCTGCTGCGCGCCAGCATCGCCTCGGCCAGCAACGACCACCGCCTCGGCGCCAACGAAGCCCCTCCGGCCATCATGTCGGTATTCGTCGGCTCGATGCTGGACTCGGTGCTGGATGAGCTGGAGCGCACCGCCAAAGTGCCCCTCGACAAAGGCGACAACATCTACCTCAAGCTCGGCATCGACAAGATTCCGGCCATCCTGCTCGACAACACCGACCGTAACCGTACCTCGCCGTTCGCCTTCACCGGCAACAAGTTTGAGTTCCGTGCCGTGGGCTCGTCGGCTAACTGCTCGTCGCCCATGACCACGCTCAACGCCATTGTGGCCGAGCAGCTCATCGACTTCAAAACGTCGGTGGATGCGCTGATTGAGCAGGGCAAAAAGAAGGAAGTGGCCATCGTGGAAGTGCTTCGCGAGTACGTTATCAGCTCGAAAAACATCCGCTTCGAGGGCAACGGCTACTCCGATGAGTGGAAAGACGAAGCCGCCAAGCGTGGCCTGTCCAATGTGCCCACTACGCCCCAGGCCCTGGATGCCATGGTGGAGAAGGAGTCGTCTGACCTGTTTGAGCGCCACCAGATTTTCTCGCACGTAGAGCTGCACGCCCGCCACGAGATTCTGCTGGAAGACTACGTCAAGAAGATTCAGATCGAAAGCCGCGTGATGGGTGACCTCGCCATCAACCATATCATCCCAACGGCCGTAGCCTATCAGACCAAGCTGGTGAGCAACGTGCAGGGCCTGCGGGAGCTGGGCCTCGACGACGAATACTCGCAGGTTACGGTAGACACCATTAAAGCTATTTCGCGGCACATCTTCACGATCAAAACCCAAGTGGAAGAGATGGTGAACAGCCGCAAAGTGGCCAACAAGATTGACGACACCCGCGAACGGGCTATTGCCTATTGCGACACCGTCAAAGCACATTTCGACACCATTCGCCGCTCAGCCGACAAGCTGGAGCTGATGGTGGCCGATGAGGACTGGCCGCTGGTGAAGTACCGCGAACTTTTGTTCCGGCACTAA
- a CDS encoding lactonase family protein, with amino-acid sequence MTDFTASRRHFLKLTGLTLVGLPLGLSGCASALTGRSRPDYLVYVGTYAKAEADSIFLYRLNATTGALTRLRAEKGGPNPAFLAIDSKQEHLYAANEVDEFQGAKSGYVSAFAIDRRTGGLTALNQQPSAGGGPCYLSLDGSGRAALVANYGGGSVSLLPIAPDGTLRPPSATDQHRGSGPNKNRQTEAHAHCIIPDPAGRFAFAVDLGTDQVLGYRLDAGAGQWTPLPAPAFTTQPGAGPRHLTFHPNGRWAYLINELTSSVTALAYDAAAGTFRELHTVPALPAGFTAPNTCADIHVHPNGRFVYATNRGHDSLAVFAVAPDSGRLTLVEHVSTQGKTPRNFAIDPSGAILLVANQNSNNIVTYTINAQTGRLTPTGVVVEVPAPVCLQVVPDFMA; translated from the coding sequence ATGACCGATTTCACTGCTTCCCGGCGCCACTTTCTGAAGCTCACCGGCCTCACGCTGGTGGGTTTGCCGCTGGGCCTTTCCGGCTGCGCCAGCGCCCTCACCGGCCGCAGCCGGCCCGACTATCTGGTGTACGTGGGCACCTATGCCAAGGCAGAGGCCGACAGCATTTTCCTCTACCGCCTCAACGCCACCACCGGCGCCCTCACCCGCCTGCGGGCCGAGAAAGGCGGCCCCAATCCGGCTTTTCTGGCCATCGACAGCAAGCAGGAGCACCTGTACGCCGCCAACGAAGTAGACGAGTTCCAGGGCGCGAAAAGCGGCTACGTCAGCGCCTTTGCCATCGACCGGCGCACGGGCGGCCTCACGGCGCTCAACCAGCAGCCCTCAGCCGGCGGCGGCCCCTGCTACCTCAGTCTCGACGGCTCCGGCCGGGCGGCGCTGGTGGCCAACTACGGCGGCGGCAGCGTGAGCCTGCTGCCCATTGCTCCGGATGGCACGCTGCGGCCCCCTTCCGCCACCGACCAGCACCGCGGCTCCGGCCCCAATAAAAACCGCCAGACCGAAGCTCACGCCCACTGCATCATCCCGGATCCGGCGGGCCGCTTTGCCTTCGCCGTGGACCTGGGCACCGACCAAGTGCTGGGCTACCGGCTGGATGCCGGCGCGGGCCAGTGGACGCCGCTGCCGGCCCCGGCCTTCACCACCCAGCCGGGCGCCGGGCCGCGCCACCTCACGTTCCACCCCAACGGCCGCTGGGCCTACCTCATCAACGAGCTGACATCTAGCGTAACGGCGCTGGCTTACGACGCCGCAGCCGGCACGTTCCGGGAGCTGCACACGGTACCGGCGTTGCCAGCCGGCTTCACGGCCCCCAACACCTGCGCCGATATCCATGTGCATCCCAACGGCCGGTTCGTGTACGCCACCAACCGCGGCCACGACAGCCTGGCCGTGTTTGCCGTGGCGCCCGACTCCGGCCGCCTGACGCTGGTAGAGCACGTGAGCACCCAGGGCAAGACGCCCCGCAACTTCGCCATCGACCCCAGCGGCGCCATTCTGCTGGTGGCCAACCAGAACTCCAACAACATCGTGACCTACACCATCAACGCCCAAACGGGCCGGCTGACGCCTACGGGCGTGGTGGTGGAAGTGCCCGCGCCCGTCTGCCTGCAGGTGGTGCCGGACTTTATGGCCTGA
- a CDS encoding nuclear transport factor 2 family protein, producing the protein MKPLLLLPLMLTASAAFAQTKPATETEAVQQTIRRFFDGMRRGDSAAVRATLAPGAVFHTLTAKNGQTQLRPENPSNFVKAVGTPHSEVWDERITFDKVLIDANLASVWTPYEFYRGSTFSHCGYNSFQLVKLTEGWRIAHIIDTRRKDKCR; encoded by the coding sequence ATGAAGCCTCTGCTCCTGCTGCCCCTGATGCTAACCGCTTCGGCGGCCTTCGCCCAAACCAAACCGGCTACCGAAACCGAGGCGGTGCAGCAAACCATCCGTCGGTTCTTCGACGGGATGCGCCGCGGCGACAGTGCCGCCGTGCGCGCCACGCTGGCGCCGGGGGCCGTATTTCACACCCTCACCGCCAAAAACGGCCAGACGCAGTTGCGCCCCGAAAACCCCTCGAATTTCGTGAAGGCAGTAGGCACGCCGCATTCGGAGGTGTGGGATGAGCGCATCACGTTCGACAAAGTGCTCATCGACGCCAACCTGGCCAGCGTCTGGACGCCCTACGAGTTCTACCGGGGCAGCACCTTCAGCCACTGCGGCTACAACTCGTTTCAGCTGGTGAAGCTGACAGAGGGCTGGAGGATTGCGCACATCATCGACACGCGCCGGAAGGATAAGTGTAGGTAG
- the ispG gene encoding (E)-4-hydroxy-3-methylbut-2-enyl-diphosphate synthase — MNKTYCPSLTEYKRRISREVKIGDLPMGGLNPIRVQSMTTVDTMDTLGSVEQTLRMVEAGCEYVRITAPSVKEAQNLLEIKKELRKRGCTVPLIADIHFTPNAAELAARIVEKVRVNPGNYADKKKFDVIEYTDSSYAAEVERIRERFRPLVQICKQYGTAMRIGTNHGSLSDRILSRYGDTPLGMVESALEFLRLCEEENYYDVVLSMKASNTQVMVQAYRLLVQKLDTEGLQPYPLHLGVTEAGEAEDGRIKSAVGIGTLLEDGLGDTVRVSLTEAPEAEAPVAKALIDRYTNRAQEARPIRPLTSPPSPLSSGEGKLALETDSKKLDASSSSPEERGLGSEVPIDPFQYHRRHTHEVANFGGQNVPRVVADLSRLPRLEYADLRAAGHLYSSFLDKFQMSDLGADYVYTGERPVPFMLPNGLKEVVAHRAWMDAGQRSDHFPLLTADTYLSNFPKLHPTLNFLLLELSTLDADLLAQLRQDRTVVLVLETTNAHAMPELRRAFFELINNGVTCPVVVRRTYTLESPSQTQLDAATDVGGLLIDGLGDGISLCTDLLPEQGQEAWLRDIDQLNQLSFGILQAARTRMSKTEYISCPSCGRTLFDLQETTAMIRKRTDHLKGVKIGIMGCIVNGPGEMADADYGYVGVGKGKIALYRGQEVIKKSVPEEQAVDQLIDLMREDGRWMEKELLEEPVAG, encoded by the coding sequence ATGAACAAGACGTATTGCCCCAGCCTCACCGAATACAAGCGCCGCATCTCCCGCGAAGTGAAAATCGGCGACCTGCCGATGGGCGGGCTCAACCCCATTCGGGTGCAGAGCATGACCACCGTGGACACCATGGACACGCTGGGCTCGGTGGAGCAGACGCTGCGCATGGTGGAAGCCGGGTGCGAGTACGTGCGCATCACGGCCCCCAGCGTGAAGGAGGCCCAGAACCTGCTCGAAATCAAGAAGGAGCTGCGCAAGCGGGGCTGCACCGTGCCGCTCATTGCCGACATCCATTTCACGCCCAACGCCGCCGAGCTGGCCGCCCGCATCGTGGAGAAAGTGCGCGTGAACCCCGGCAACTACGCCGACAAGAAGAAATTCGACGTCATTGAGTACACCGACAGCAGCTACGCCGCCGAGGTGGAGCGCATCCGGGAGCGGTTCCGTCCGCTGGTCCAGATCTGCAAGCAGTACGGCACGGCCATGCGCATCGGCACCAACCACGGCTCCCTTTCGGACCGGATTCTGAGCCGTTACGGCGATACGCCATTGGGTATGGTGGAGTCGGCGCTGGAATTCCTGCGCCTCTGCGAGGAGGAAAACTACTACGATGTGGTGCTGAGCATGAAGGCCAGCAACACCCAGGTGATGGTGCAGGCCTACCGCCTGCTGGTGCAGAAACTCGACACCGAAGGCCTGCAGCCCTACCCGCTGCACCTGGGCGTGACGGAAGCCGGCGAAGCCGAAGACGGCCGCATCAAGAGCGCCGTCGGCATCGGCACGCTGCTCGAAGACGGCCTCGGCGACACCGTGCGCGTGAGCCTCACCGAAGCCCCCGAAGCCGAAGCTCCGGTGGCCAAAGCGCTGATTGACCGGTACACCAACCGGGCGCAGGAGGCGCGGCCCATTCGGCCGTTGACCTCACCCCCTAGCCCCCTCTCCTCAGGAGAGGGGAAACTAGCTTTAGAAACTGATTCTAAAAAGCTAGACGCTAGTTCCTCCTCTCCTGAGGAGAGGGGGCTAGGGAGTGAGGTGCCCATCGACCCCTTCCAGTATCACCGCCGCCACACGCACGAGGTAGCCAACTTTGGGGGGCAGAACGTGCCGCGGGTAGTAGCCGACCTCTCGCGTCTGCCGCGCCTGGAATACGCCGATTTGCGGGCGGCCGGGCACTTGTATTCGTCGTTTCTGGATAAGTTTCAGATGAGCGACCTGGGTGCCGACTACGTGTACACCGGCGAGCGGCCGGTACCATTTATGCTACCCAACGGCCTGAAGGAAGTGGTAGCGCACCGCGCCTGGATGGATGCCGGCCAGCGCTCCGACCATTTCCCGCTGCTCACAGCCGACACCTATCTGAGCAACTTCCCCAAGCTGCACCCCACGCTCAACTTCCTGCTACTGGAACTCAGCACGCTCGATGCGGACCTGCTGGCCCAGCTTCGCCAGGACCGCACGGTGGTACTGGTGCTCGAAACCACCAATGCCCACGCCATGCCCGAGTTGCGGCGGGCATTCTTCGAGCTGATCAACAACGGTGTTACCTGCCCCGTGGTAGTGCGCCGTACCTACACGCTGGAAAGCCCTTCCCAAACTCAACTCGACGCGGCTACCGACGTAGGTGGCTTGCTAATCGACGGCCTCGGCGACGGTATCTCGCTGTGCACTGACCTACTACCTGAGCAAGGCCAGGAAGCTTGGTTGCGCGACATTGACCAACTCAACCAGCTCAGCTTCGGCATCCTGCAGGCGGCCCGCACGCGCATGAGCAAGACGGAGTACATCAGCTGCCCCAGCTGCGGCCGTACTCTGTTCGACCTGCAGGAAACCACCGCCATGATCCGCAAGCGCACCGACCACCTGAAGGGCGTGAAAATCGGCATCATGGGCTGCATCGTGAACGGTCCCGGCGAAATGGCCGATGCCGACTACGGCTACGTGGGCGTGGGTAAAGGCAAAATTGCCCTCTACCGCGGCCAGGAAGTCATCAAGAAATCGGTGCCCGAAGAACAAGCCGTGGACCAGCTCATCGACCTCATGCGCGAAGACGGCCGCTGGATGGAAAAGGAGCTGCTGGAAGAGCCGGTGGCGGGGTAG